The window ATTGCTTACTTGGTGAAGGAAGAGATTGCGGTTGCCTCGTCGTCCTTGACGTCGAAGACAGTGTAGAGCTTGGTGATCTGCAGCAGGTCGTGGACCTTCTTGGTCAGATTCAGCAGCTTCAACTCACCGCCGCTATTTTTGACGGTGGTGAAGGCGCTGACCAGCTCTCCGATGCCCGAGCTGTCGATGTAGCTGATGTCGCCCAGGTTAAGCAGAATCTTATTGGAACCCTTCGCGAGCACGTCACGTACGGCGTCGCGAATCGTTACACTGCCCTCGCCTAGGGTAATGCGGCCGCTGAGATCCAGAATGGTAATGCCGTCCACCTGGCGAGTTTTTACTTTCATGCTCATGTGTCGTTTCTCCTTAGGTCCCCGACTGCGCGGGTTTTCGATGCTTTATGAGAGTCAGTTCTGTGCCCGGATGTAACTGCCGAAAGTTTACCTCATCCATGAAGGCCCTGATGAGAAAGATACCGCGACCGGAGCCGCGGAGGATGTTTTCTGGAGCCAGAGGGTCGGGAATCTTGTCCGGATCGAGCCCCTGTCCCTGATCTGAGATGCGGATAATCAAGTCATCGGAGGTGGTCTCGAAGGAAGCCAAAACATGCTTGTTTGTATCGTACGAATTGCCATGCAAGACTGCGTTGACGGCCGCCTCACGGACGGCCATGGCAATGTGAGGAACCGTGTCCTCGTCGAATCCGGCCCTTTCGGCCCATTGCTCGGCGGTTAGCTCGATCTTATTCACACTGTCGAG is drawn from Edaphobacter lichenicola and contains these coding sequences:
- a CDS encoding STAS domain-containing protein; this translates as MSMKVKTRQVDGITILDLSGRITLGEGSVTIRDAVRDVLAKGSNKILLNLGDISYIDSSGIGELVSAFTTVKNSGGELKLLNLTKKVHDLLQITKLYTVFDVKDDEATAISSFTK
- a CDS encoding ATP-binding protein, translated to MADSTTMRVSYTLDSSLDSVNKIELTAEQWAERAGFDEDTVPHIAMAVREAAVNAVLHGNSYDTNKHVLASFETTSDDLIIRISDQGQGLDPDKIPDPLAPENILRGSGRGIFLIRAFMDEVNFRQLHPGTELTLIKHRKPAQSGT